The following coding sequences are from one Haloferax litoreum window:
- a CDS encoding ABC transporter substrate-binding protein, translating into MIEKLNRRSFLKATGATATVGSAALAGCTGSSGSDSTETTASGGDDSGDAETTEAETTSESEELSDTLKFYSWGGSTQEALTKHVIEPFEEEYGVTVEQSSFGGQDKMLANVRSSPEGSYDIIMPSTSTAYAASKQGLVEPLRLDNIETWSNLLPVFQDFNIDPGQKAHVAPLYYGTIGMGYNKDYVDASNGLSWDMTFDDEFEGKVAIEGVPYVRVFTTALKLGMNPNKMVGDAGSYEEGVKKVYDAMAEQHPLVKKYWTSGQELTSLFSNESAYVGEAWGGRILSLQDEGFDNLGYGIPEEGAYGFTDTLAVAKGSKNRYTAEKFIEFAYQDDIIKKLAPDIGYPPATKATSSDVKALPDFDPSGGERLMFQDQEFKNEHNQEWSQTFEQIKLGNY; encoded by the coding sequence ATGATAGAGAAACTCAATCGCCGTTCGTTCCTCAAGGCCACGGGGGCAACTGCAACGGTCGGTTCGGCGGCACTGGCGGGGTGCACAGGGAGTAGTGGCAGCGATTCTACCGAGACCACGGCGTCGGGTGGCGACGACTCGGGAGACGCAGAGACGACGGAGGCAGAGACCACGTCGGAGAGCGAAGAGCTGTCTGACACCCTGAAGTTCTACTCGTGGGGTGGGTCGACCCAGGAAGCGCTCACGAAGCACGTCATCGAGCCGTTCGAAGAAGAGTACGGCGTGACGGTCGAACAGTCCAGTTTCGGTGGTCAGGACAAGATGCTGGCCAACGTTCGGTCCAGTCCCGAAGGGTCGTACGACATCATCATGCCGTCGACGTCGACGGCCTACGCGGCGTCGAAGCAGGGACTCGTCGAGCCCCTGCGTCTCGACAACATCGAGACGTGGTCGAACCTCCTGCCGGTGTTCCAGGACTTCAACATCGACCCCGGACAAAAAGCGCACGTCGCACCGCTGTACTACGGGACCATCGGGATGGGCTACAACAAAGACTACGTCGACGCCTCGAACGGCCTGTCGTGGGACATGACGTTCGACGACGAGTTCGAAGGTAAAGTCGCCATCGAGGGCGTCCCGTACGTCCGCGTGTTCACGACTGCGCTCAAACTGGGTATGAACCCGAACAAGATGGTCGGTGACGCCGGTTCGTACGAAGAAGGCGTCAAGAAGGTGTACGACGCGATGGCAGAACAGCACCCCCTCGTCAAGAAGTACTGGACGAGCGGCCAGGAGCTGACGTCGCTGTTCTCCAACGAGTCGGCCTACGTCGGAGAAGCGTGGGGCGGTCGTATCCTCTCGCTGCAGGACGAAGGCTTCGACAACCTCGGATACGGTATCCCGGAGGAAGGTGCCTACGGGTTCACCGACACGCTGGCGGTCGCGAAGGGCTCGAAGAACCGGTACACTGCAGAGAAGTTCATCGAGTTCGCCTATCAGGACGACATCATCAAGAAACTCGCACCCGACATCGGCTACCCGCCGGCGACGAAGGCGACGTCGAGCGACGTCAAGGCGCTTCCGGACTTCGACCCGTCGGGCGGTGAGCGGCTGATGTTCCAGGACCAGGAGTTCAAGAACGAACACAACCAAGAGTGGTCGCAAACCTTCGAGCAAATCAAGCTCGGGAACTACTGA
- a CDS encoding NAD(P)/FAD-dependent oxidoreductase — MNTRRVAVIGGGIVGSSVAYHLGDDPEIDVTVFERGELAGETTAASGAFVGLWGDEPPAYRRLKEYGVRLYNEFLSAPRANSSYTLAPRLGIASTPEGAAKLRAAVASRASVRGNVEYVPGERLGAELLHPGLDTANVEAAVYRPNLGFLDATELAAEFVHRARDRGVTFETGTTVEDVTTDDRSVTGIVVDGDLRPFDAVVAAAGPWNTHLAESVGLALPIRHTLGPILVFEPDEPVPYDTFSVKHVESGVYFRQQPDGTVFAGHYPGGYDDAGRAIDPDDVSQTVPTDLRTKIRDVVEAYFPWVEGAPVADEWVGVRSLTPDAGAIAGWTSVDGFYATGFNAAGIQLAPVIGYVVAEQLVRGNPTEYYDAVRLSRFDGYTDVFRTWEK; from the coding sequence ATGAATACGAGACGAGTTGCAGTCATTGGCGGCGGAATCGTCGGGTCGAGTGTCGCGTACCACCTCGGTGACGACCCTGAGATAGACGTAACCGTATTCGAACGAGGCGAACTTGCCGGTGAGACGACTGCTGCTTCCGGCGCGTTCGTCGGACTCTGGGGCGACGAACCCCCGGCGTACCGCAGACTCAAGGAGTACGGCGTTCGCCTCTACAACGAGTTTTTGTCTGCCCCACGAGCAAACTCGTCGTACACGCTCGCACCGCGTCTGGGAATCGCGTCTACACCCGAGGGGGCGGCGAAACTACGGGCCGCAGTCGCCTCGCGGGCGAGCGTCCGCGGGAACGTCGAATACGTTCCCGGTGAACGTCTCGGTGCGGAACTCCTGCATCCCGGACTCGATACCGCGAACGTCGAGGCAGCAGTGTACCGGCCGAACCTCGGCTTCCTCGACGCGACTGAACTCGCGGCCGAATTCGTCCACAGAGCGAGGGACCGCGGCGTGACGTTCGAGACGGGGACCACTGTCGAAGACGTGACGACAGACGACAGGTCAGTGACCGGTATCGTCGTGGATGGCGACCTGCGCCCGTTCGACGCTGTCGTCGCCGCGGCGGGACCGTGGAACACACACCTCGCTGAGTCTGTCGGACTCGCCCTTCCGATACGCCACACGCTCGGCCCGATTCTGGTCTTCGAACCCGACGAACCGGTTCCGTACGACACGTTCAGTGTCAAGCACGTCGAGTCCGGCGTCTACTTCCGACAGCAACCAGACGGTACTGTCTTTGCGGGCCACTACCCGGGTGGGTATGACGACGCGGGACGTGCTATCGACCCTGACGACGTATCCCAGACAGTACCAACAGACCTCCGGACGAAAATCCGAGACGTGGTCGAAGCGTACTTCCCGTGGGTCGAGGGGGCCCCTGTCGCCGACGAGTGGGTCGGCGTTCGGTCGCTGACACCCGATGCTGGCGCCATCGCGGGATGGACGAGCGTAGATGGATTCTATGCAACTGGGTTCAACGCCGCGGGTATCCAACTCGCCCCTGTCATCGGATACGTCGTGGCCGAGCAACTCGTTCGAGGGAATCCGACTGAATACTACGATGCCGTTCGACTCTCACGGTTCGACGGATACACTGACGTCTTCAGAACGTGGGAGAAATGA
- a CDS encoding thermonuclease family protein — MYEYQARLMNVVDGDTFDVTVDLGFRIHREIRLRLGGIDTHETHGVPKDSEEYQKGMEEKQFVETWFENVGPDEQEWPFVIRTEKTGKFGRYIAEVERKADGGILNDDLVTEFGDEIRYPE, encoded by the coding sequence ATGTACGAATACCAAGCACGTTTGATGAACGTCGTCGACGGCGATACGTTCGACGTGACAGTCGACCTCGGGTTCCGAATCCACCGTGAAATCCGGCTTCGGTTAGGTGGTATCGACACCCACGAAACACACGGTGTCCCGAAGGATTCCGAAGAGTACCAGAAAGGGATGGAAGAAAAACAATTCGTCGAAACCTGGTTCGAGAACGTCGGTCCCGACGAACAAGAGTGGCCGTTCGTGATTCGAACCGAGAAGACTGGAAAATTCGGGCGATACATCGCAGAAGTCGAACGAAAGGCCGACGGGGGTATCCTCAACGATGACCTCGTTACCGAGTTCGGCGACGAAATCCGCTATCCGGAGTGA
- a CDS encoding NAD(P)/FAD-dependent oxidoreductase, translating to MTHATIIGAGAVGVSAAHHLAERGIEVTLVDKGHAAGETTGKAGGLVFCQLHEPADVRAMGYSIDFFRDLSAAENHFTYHEVGFLRTGTEREHSAFEREVSMQQNEGANVRLVDPPEISEIYPTLSLDGVTVGTYAPGDGYADPHTFTTTLLDEARAKGVTYRPGTKVTDIDVSDTPTVETEAGPIQTDTVVIAAGPWSRRVAALTGVDLPVKPYRAQALVTTPVAFDIGTVYDAHEGVYFRSEQRGGLLVGDGTEEVESDPDGYTQTADFDFLVETSDVVERCLPVDDVGIQNAWAGLCTATPDGRPLVGRPVYEPGSDGGPDDVVVAAGLQGHGFMRSPAVGHAVADIVCDGESEYPEWRPDRFDEHPGDFDIEEMLKLDGKHPGLQ from the coding sequence ATGACACACGCGACGATAATCGGGGCGGGCGCGGTTGGTGTGAGCGCCGCGCACCACCTCGCAGAACGGGGTATCGAGGTGACGCTGGTCGACAAAGGACACGCGGCAGGTGAGACCACCGGAAAAGCGGGCGGACTCGTGTTCTGCCAACTGCACGAGCCAGCGGACGTTCGCGCGATGGGGTACAGTATCGACTTCTTCCGTGACCTCTCGGCGGCAGAGAATCACTTCACCTACCACGAGGTGGGCTTTCTCCGCACCGGAACCGAGCGTGAACACTCGGCGTTCGAGCGAGAGGTGTCGATGCAACAGAACGAAGGTGCGAACGTTCGATTAGTCGACCCGCCGGAGATTAGTGAGATTTACCCGACGCTGTCACTCGACGGTGTAACAGTTGGAACGTACGCACCCGGAGACGGGTACGCAGACCCACACACGTTCACGACTACGCTTCTCGACGAAGCACGAGCGAAGGGGGTGACCTACAGGCCGGGAACGAAGGTGACGGATATCGACGTGTCCGACACACCGACTGTCGAAACCGAGGCGGGTCCGATTCAGACCGACACTGTCGTCATCGCCGCCGGGCCGTGGTCTCGCCGCGTTGCTGCTCTCACAGGTGTCGACTTGCCGGTGAAACCCTACCGAGCGCAGGCACTCGTCACGACGCCCGTCGCGTTCGATATCGGAACAGTCTACGACGCACACGAGGGCGTTTACTTCCGGTCAGAACAACGTGGGGGCCTCCTCGTTGGAGATGGTACAGAAGAGGTCGAGTCAGACCCAGACGGCTACACACAGACCGCAGACTTCGATTTCCTCGTCGAGACGAGTGACGTCGTCGAACGATGTCTCCCTGTCGACGACGTTGGGATTCAAAACGCATGGGCAGGGCTCTGCACCGCGACGCCCGACGGTCGTCCACTCGTTGGAAGGCCTGTATACGAACCCGGAAGCGACGGTGGACCGGACGACGTCGTCGTCGCTGCCGGATTGCAGGGTCACGGGTTCATGCGCTCACCAGCAGTCGGGCACGCAGTCGCGGACATCGTCTGTGACGGAGAGTCCGAGTATCCAGAGTGGCGACCAGACAGATTCGACGAACATCCCGGGGATTTCGATATCGAAGAGATGCTCAAGTTGGACGGCAAACACCCAGGCCTGCAATGA
- a CDS encoding acetyl ornithine aminotransferase family protein, whose product MSKQDNLSADGPNIVTDLPGPKAKELVEADGEVISPSSPRAYPLAVESAQGLTVTDVDGNTFWDFASGIAVTNVGHRHPKVAEAAQDQLDSLIHPAFCDYYSPEPTRLAERLEAIAPGDSPKKVFFGNSGAEAVEAGMKLARHHTGRHRFIAFEGAFHGRTMGALSLTASKTKYKRGFGPLVPGVDHIPFPKPSRYGSEEAAMDATFDALEDLLRTRVPVDEIAGIVVEPVQGEGGYVVPPEGFHQKLRDFADDHGILLIADEVQAGFGRTGEWFGMDNWDVEPDITLMGKGIANGLPMSAMVAKEDVMTWGAGTHASTYHGNPVAAAASNAVIDVIEEENLLENAKEVGDHLQAELRALAEEYPQIADVRGLGLMIGAEFVDPETGENDGDLSEAVMHTAWEHGLMILPCGQSTVRFAPPLTITKAQATKGVEIFGDALADALK is encoded by the coding sequence ATGAGCAAGCAAGACAACCTGTCGGCCGATGGGCCGAACATCGTGACGGACTTACCCGGTCCCAAGGCGAAAGAACTCGTCGAGGCAGACGGCGAGGTCATCTCACCGAGTTCACCCCGCGCCTATCCACTCGCCGTGGAGAGTGCACAGGGACTGACCGTGACGGACGTCGACGGAAACACGTTCTGGGACTTCGCCAGCGGTATCGCCGTAACGAACGTCGGCCACCGCCACCCGAAAGTCGCCGAGGCGGCGCAGGACCAACTCGACTCGCTCATCCACCCCGCGTTCTGTGACTACTACTCGCCGGAACCGACGCGCCTCGCAGAGCGTCTCGAAGCCATCGCGCCGGGCGACTCTCCGAAGAAGGTCTTCTTCGGGAACAGTGGAGCAGAGGCCGTCGAAGCGGGGATGAAACTCGCACGGCACCACACGGGTCGTCACCGCTTCATCGCCTTCGAAGGCGCGTTCCACGGACGGACGATGGGCGCCCTCTCGCTCACCGCGAGTAAGACGAAATACAAACGCGGGTTCGGTCCCCTCGTCCCCGGCGTCGACCACATTCCGTTCCCGAAACCGTCGCGCTACGGGAGCGAGGAAGCGGCGATGGACGCGACGTTCGACGCGCTAGAGGACCTGCTTCGGACACGCGTCCCCGTGGACGAAATCGCCGGTATCGTCGTCGAACCGGTGCAGGGCGAAGGTGGATACGTCGTGCCGCCGGAAGGATTCCACCAGAAGCTTCGTGACTTCGCGGACGACCACGGCATCCTCCTCATCGCCGACGAAGTGCAAGCCGGGTTCGGACGGACGGGCGAGTGGTTCGGCATGGACAACTGGGACGTCGAACCCGACATCACCCTGATGGGCAAAGGCATCGCCAACGGTCTGCCGATGTCTGCGATGGTCGCCAAAGAAGACGTGATGACGTGGGGGGCGGGCACGCACGCGAGCACCTACCACGGCAATCCCGTCGCTGCCGCCGCGTCGAACGCCGTCATCGACGTCATCGAAGAAGAGAACCTCCTCGAAAACGCGAAAGAAGTGGGTGACCACCTGCAGGCCGAACTCAGAGCACTCGCCGAAGAGTACCCACAAATCGCCGACGTGCGTGGTCTCGGCCTGATGATTGGTGCAGAGTTCGTCGACCCAGAGACGGGCGAGAACGACGGGGACCTCTCAGAGGCAGTCATGCACACCGCGTGGGAACACGGCCTGATGATTCTCCCCTGTGGACAGAGCACCGTCCGGTTCGCACCGCCACTCACGATAACGAAAGCACAGGCGACCAAAGGTGTCGAAATCTTCGGCGACGCCCTCGCGGACGCACTGAAGTAA
- a CDS encoding ABC transporter ATP-binding protein: MSYVQISGVTKSFGDVLAVDDVSFEAERGEFVSLLGPSGCGKTTTLRMIAGLETPTSGTIEIGGEVVTEQPPYERDIGMVFQHYALFPHKTVGENVGFPLKMRGVGKEERRERVADALEMVRLPGMMDRSPTELSGGQQQRVALARALVFEPNVLLMDEPLSALDRVLRQKMRIELERIQEEIGITTIYVTHDQMEAFSLSDRVIVLDQGELSQQGSPLDIYENPQSEFVGEFIGQSTKLSGTVASADDGVALETDSGLLLESTARDLPVNSSALAFLRAEKLSISKEPTGVANELKATVTTVSYLGEKTLFFCTLSTGEEITVAEHGFTGVDKYESGDEVYVTIPAEKLLLVEDGPDGGPR; encoded by the coding sequence ATGAGCTACGTACAAATCTCCGGTGTCACGAAGTCGTTTGGTGACGTCCTCGCTGTCGACGACGTCAGTTTCGAAGCAGAGCGCGGTGAGTTCGTGTCGCTTCTCGGCCCATCGGGGTGTGGGAAGACGACGACGCTCCGAATGATTGCCGGACTCGAAACGCCGACATCTGGAACTATCGAAATTGGTGGTGAGGTAGTGACGGAACAACCTCCTTACGAGCGCGACATCGGGATGGTGTTCCAGCACTACGCGTTGTTCCCGCACAAGACGGTGGGAGAGAACGTCGGGTTCCCGCTCAAGATGCGCGGTGTCGGGAAAGAAGAACGCCGCGAACGGGTCGCTGACGCGCTCGAGATGGTCCGGCTTCCGGGGATGATGGACCGTTCACCGACCGAACTCTCCGGTGGACAACAGCAGCGTGTCGCCCTCGCGCGTGCACTCGTCTTCGAGCCAAACGTCCTCCTGATGGACGAACCGCTTTCGGCACTCGACCGTGTCCTCAGACAGAAGATGCGTATCGAGTTAGAACGCATCCAAGAGGAGATTGGTATCACGACGATTTACGTCACGCACGACCAGATGGAGGCGTTCTCGCTTTCGGACCGGGTCATCGTCCTCGACCAAGGTGAACTCTCGCAGCAAGGGAGTCCCCTCGACATTTACGAGAACCCGCAGTCAGAGTTCGTCGGCGAGTTCATCGGGCAGTCGACGAAGCTCTCCGGAACAGTCGCCTCCGCCGACGACGGTGTCGCGCTCGAAACCGACTCCGGACTACTGCTGGAATCGACCGCTCGTGACCTCCCCGTGAATTCGTCAGCGCTCGCGTTCCTCCGCGCAGAGAAACTCAGTATTTCGAAAGAACCGACGGGAGTGGCAAACGAACTGAAAGCGACAGTGACGACGGTCAGTTACCTCGGTGAGAAGACGCTGTTCTTCTGTACGCTTTCGACTGGCGAGGAGATTACCGTCGCCGAACACGGGTTCACTGGCGTCGACAAGTACGAATCCGGTGACGAAGTGTACGTGACCATTCCGGCTGAGAAACTCCTCCTCGTCGAAGACGGACCCGACGGAGGGCCAAGATGA
- a CDS encoding M20 family metallopeptidase, with product MSSDTTTETDAGVASAIDPDETIEVLQDLVQIPSPFFEEEAIATYIYDWLDERGLDPEYHTVSEPAITGFEGDNVVARIEGSDPEAPTVLLNGHMDTVQHVEGWDEDPTSGRIEDGKLYGQGACDMKGGLAAILVAFEALAERDLDGDVLLTAVVDEEGPFGLGTDATIRDGVTTDCDVAIVTEPAPTITQQDIENPAIVLGARGRFLYEITVTGKAAHGSQPDMGVNAALDAARIADAISEMDLGHHEKLGSGSVCLLSIEGGGEPLSVPDQCELEIDRHVVPGETAESVLEDAQRVVDSLDLESDVDISLRETPEPDMYFQPYVTDENDPLVTPFFDSIRELFDTEPDVGYFSSIGDFNHLGGRAEIPTVIVGPDGANVHGTGEYVYVDEVVETAQLVADATSRLVE from the coding sequence ATGTCTTCTGATACGACGACCGAAACAGACGCGGGTGTCGCCAGCGCGATCGACCCAGACGAGACCATCGAGGTCCTCCAGGACCTCGTCCAGATTCCTAGTCCCTTCTTCGAAGAAGAAGCGATTGCGACCTACATCTACGACTGGTTGGACGAACGCGGCCTCGACCCGGAGTACCACACCGTCTCGGAACCAGCTATCACTGGGTTCGAAGGAGACAACGTCGTCGCCCGTATCGAAGGGTCTGACCCCGAGGCACCCACTGTCCTCTTGAACGGGCACATGGACACCGTCCAGCACGTCGAGGGGTGGGACGAAGACCCCACGTCCGGACGAATCGAAGACGGCAAACTGTACGGACAGGGCGCGTGCGACATGAAAGGCGGTCTGGCCGCGATTCTCGTCGCATTCGAGGCACTCGCCGAACGTGACCTCGACGGAGACGTGCTCTTGACGGCCGTCGTCGACGAAGAGGGGCCCTTCGGACTCGGTACCGATGCGACGATTCGCGACGGAGTCACCACCGACTGTGACGTGGCTATCGTCACGGAACCGGCACCGACGATTACGCAACAGGACATCGAGAATCCCGCCATCGTCCTCGGTGCGCGCGGTCGGTTCCTCTACGAGATAACCGTCACCGGAAAAGCCGCACACGGCTCCCAACCGGACATGGGCGTCAACGCGGCACTCGACGCCGCTCGAATCGCAGACGCGATTTCCGAGATGGACCTCGGCCACCACGAAAAACTCGGGTCCGGGTCCGTTTGCCTCCTCTCCATCGAGGGGGGCGGTGAACCACTCTCCGTCCCCGACCAGTGTGAGCTTGAAATCGACCGTCACGTCGTCCCCGGAGAGACTGCAGAATCCGTTCTCGAAGACGCACAGCGGGTCGTCGACTCGCTCGACCTAGAGAGTGACGTCGATATCTCGCTCCGTGAGACGCCCGAACCGGACATGTACTTCCAACCGTACGTGACCGATGAGAACGACCCACTCGTGACGCCGTTCTTCGACAGTATCCGCGAGTTGTTCGACACCGAACCCGACGTGGGGTACTTCTCCAGTATCGGCGACTTCAATCACCTCGGTGGCCGTGCCGAGATTCCGACTGTCATCGTCGGCCCCGACGGGGCCAACGTTCACGGCACCGGCGAGTACGTCTACGTAGACGAAGTCGTCGAGACGGCACAACTCGTCGCCGACGCTACCAGTCGGTTGGTCGAGTAA
- a CDS encoding ABC transporter permease — protein MLSALKNSFIVALGASVCAGIVGTITALGFVRRSFPGKNVLSSVLFLPMIISPVVIGVALTAFLTKMGFEKNYLFLIAGHTTLVLPYIFVTVRAQLYGFDRAVEEAAMTLGANELETFFEVTLPLITPGLAAGMLLAFVISFGEFTATQFWVQPATTTAPIEIYTMVRTSITPMINAMATVLMLITVAVPLALDVLLGKNLILKSGL, from the coding sequence ATGCTGTCGGCGCTCAAGAACAGTTTCATCGTCGCACTCGGTGCGTCGGTGTGTGCAGGCATCGTCGGGACGATTACCGCACTCGGGTTCGTCCGTCGGTCCTTCCCCGGGAAGAACGTGCTTTCGAGCGTCCTCTTCCTGCCGATGATTATCAGTCCGGTCGTCATCGGTGTCGCCTTGACCGCCTTCCTCACGAAGATGGGGTTCGAAAAGAACTACCTGTTCCTCATCGCGGGCCACACCACGCTCGTGCTCCCCTACATCTTCGTCACGGTCCGGGCGCAACTGTACGGGTTCGACCGGGCAGTCGAGGAAGCAGCCATGACGCTCGGGGCGAACGAATTGGAGACGTTCTTCGAGGTGACGCTCCCCCTCATCACGCCGGGACTCGCCGCAGGGATGCTCCTCGCGTTCGTCATTAGCTTCGGTGAGTTCACGGCCACCCAGTTCTGGGTCCAACCCGCGACCACTACCGCGCCAATCGAAATCTACACCATGGTCCGCACGAGCATCACGCCGATGATCAATGCGATGGCGACAGTGTTGATGCTCATCACCGTCGCTGTGCCACTCGCACTGGACGTTCTCCTCGGCAAGAACCTCATCCTCAAATCGGGGCTCTGA
- a CDS encoding ABC transporter permease, with translation MSGEQKSSSTDLWSSSFEAEDMRERVFGLRTALLRSSPVMGVFDRIKRNERILATAQAGFGLGWMLFFLFAPLLYIVTLSFWQRGAGGVIIQEFTLSNYEFILTQNVELASLTFKNLYLTILFQSVKYGVFVTIGTLLLGYVPAYFLGRTVSKWKAAFLLLVVLPFWVPLIIRYYAWILVLGNKGLLVSMLGWFGIEIGGFLYTEMAVISGLTQALLPFMILPIYNSVNEIDSSLIESAKTMGATPLRTFYEVTLPLTMPGISAGVILVFILSVGSYMAPALLGAPSNTMVANLIESTFGQNLNWPLASAMGVVYLLVLFTIISVFNRFVGLDDVFGGDAE, from the coding sequence ATGAGCGGCGAACAGAAGTCATCGAGCACGGACCTGTGGTCGTCCTCGTTCGAGGCAGAGGACATGCGTGAGCGAGTCTTCGGACTCCGGACCGCGCTGCTTCGGTCGTCACCGGTCATGGGCGTATTCGACCGCATCAAGCGTAACGAGCGTATCCTCGCCACCGCGCAGGCAGGGTTCGGTCTCGGCTGGATGCTCTTTTTCCTGTTCGCACCGCTCCTGTACATCGTGACGCTGTCGTTTTGGCAGCGTGGTGCAGGTGGTGTCATCATCCAAGAGTTCACGCTCAGCAATTACGAGTTCATCTTGACCCAGAACGTCGAACTCGCCTCGTTGACGTTCAAGAACCTGTACTTGACCATCCTCTTCCAGTCCGTCAAGTACGGTGTGTTCGTCACGATTGGAACGCTGCTTCTCGGGTACGTCCCGGCGTACTTCCTCGGGCGGACCGTCTCGAAGTGGAAGGCAGCATTCCTCTTGTTAGTCGTCTTGCCGTTCTGGGTACCGCTCATCATCCGCTACTACGCGTGGATTCTCGTCCTCGGTAACAAGGGACTCCTCGTGTCGATGCTCGGGTGGTTCGGCATCGAGATTGGGGGGTTCCTCTACACGGAGATGGCCGTCATTTCGGGACTCACGCAGGCGTTACTGCCCTTCATGATTCTCCCGATATACAACAGCGTCAACGAAATCGATAGCTCGCTCATCGAGAGCGCGAAGACCATGGGTGCGACGCCCCTTCGGACGTTCTACGAGGTGACGCTCCCACTGACGATGCCCGGTATCAGTGCCGGCGTGATTCTCGTGTTCATCCTCTCTGTCGGGAGTTACATGGCACCGGCACTGCTCGGTGCGCCGTCGAACACGATGGTCGCGAACCTCATCGAGTCTACCTTCGGTCAGAACCTCAACTGGCCGCTGGCGAGTGCGATGGGCGTCGTCTACCTGCTCGTGTTGTTCACCATCATCAGCGTGTTCAACCGCTTCGTTGGCCTCGACGATGTCTTCGGAGGTGACGCAGAATGA